One genomic segment of Halobacteriovorax sp. DA5 includes these proteins:
- a CDS encoding small ribosomal subunit Rsm22 family protein, with protein sequence MFEYDKILKSLLNPNLNKQQLAKLIGTQSTQFTSERTKLKNNYSDEDLISAYTSFYFPTNALKLEFLTEHLSEQMKAEISKTHILDIGTGPGTYVFAASELFSDALSFTGVDESKLMIEQANKLNNEYFQNPKIGFSQTLPNVDDAPRTLIFGNSINEMGMPAAFKIIKRYNPKFIICIEPGTKDVFKDLLALRKKLLLIDYKIQYPCMGQGTCPLEGIDDWCHQSIKTSLDFELESLSQVAKLDRKVMPATIHFYALNQIEDKSGKARIIRLKKNVKHAFLWDVCDENNKSVTLEVPKKLFKKKVVKQLEEISSGICVRYTIDKELENSTVRVKTIEVEGVE encoded by the coding sequence ATGTTTGAATACGATAAAATTTTAAAGAGTCTCTTAAATCCAAATCTTAATAAGCAGCAACTTGCAAAACTTATTGGGACTCAGTCGACACAATTTACTAGTGAGCGTACTAAGCTTAAGAATAACTACTCTGATGAGGATTTAATCAGTGCCTATACATCATTCTACTTTCCAACAAATGCTCTTAAGCTTGAGTTTTTAACTGAGCATTTAAGCGAGCAGATGAAAGCCGAAATTTCTAAAACTCACATCTTAGATATTGGAACAGGACCTGGAACTTATGTTTTTGCCGCAAGTGAGCTTTTTTCGGATGCTCTTTCTTTCACAGGAGTTGATGAATCTAAGCTTATGATTGAACAGGCCAATAAGCTTAATAATGAGTATTTTCAAAATCCTAAAATTGGTTTTTCTCAAACTCTACCAAATGTTGACGATGCTCCAAGAACTCTTATTTTTGGTAATTCGATCAATGAAATGGGAATGCCTGCGGCCTTTAAGATTATTAAGCGCTACAATCCTAAATTTATCATTTGTATTGAACCTGGAACAAAAGATGTATTTAAAGACCTTCTTGCTTTAAGAAAGAAGCTTCTCTTAATCGATTACAAAATTCAATATCCATGTATGGGACAGGGGACTTGTCCTCTTGAAGGGATCGATGACTGGTGTCACCAATCAATTAAAACTTCATTGGACTTCGAGCTCGAGTCTCTTTCGCAAGTTGCAAAATTAGATCGTAAGGTCATGCCTGCAACAATTCACTTCTATGCATTAAACCAAATTGAAGATAAGAGCGGTAAAGCAAGAATTATTCGTTTAAAGAAAAATGTTAAGCACGCATTCCTTTGGGATGTCTGTGATGAAAATAATAAGTCTGTGACTTTAGAAGTTCCTAAGAAACTCTTTAAGAAGAAAGTTGTTAAGCAATTAGAAGAGATTTCCTCTGGTATTTGTGTTCGCTATACAATTGATAAGGAACTTGAAAATTCTACTGTTCGTGTAAAGACTATTGAAGTTGAAGGTGTTGAATAA
- the rpmG gene encoding 50S ribosomal protein L33: MAKGPRVIITLECTEARKNGQTPSRYTTTKNKKTHPERLEVKKYNPFLRKHTLHKEIK, encoded by the coding sequence ATGGCAAAGGGGCCAAGAGTTATTATTACACTTGAGTGTACAGAAGCGAGAAAGAATGGACAAACTCCATCTCGTTACACAACTACTAAAAACAAAAAGACTCATCCAGAGAGACTTGAAGTTAAGAAGTACAATCCTTTCTTAAGAAAGCACACACTTCACAAAGAAATTAAGTAA
- a CDS encoding type B 50S ribosomal protein L31 has protein sequence MKKGIHPEYRDVLFHDISADTKFVVKSTIKADSEEEFDGKTYPYVKLDISSLSHPFYTGKTKVLDTEGRIDKFRKKFGTSYASLGKKK, from the coding sequence ATGAAAAAAGGTATTCACCCAGAGTACAGAGACGTTCTTTTCCATGACATCTCTGCAGACACAAAATTTGTAGTTAAATCAACAATCAAAGCTGATTCAGAAGAAGAGTTTGATGGGAAAACTTACCCATACGTAAAACTTGATATCTCAAGTCTTTCTCACCCATTCTATACAGGAAAAACTAAAGTTCTTGATACTGAAGGTCGTATCGATAAATTCAGAAAGAAATTTGGTACTTCTTACGCTTCACTTGGGAAGAAAAAGTAA